One genomic window of Plasmodium falciparum 3D7 genome assembly, chromosome: 10 includes the following:
- a CDS encoding glutamine--fructose-6-phosphate aminotransferase [isomerizing], putative, with product MNFKFKTVIHNLKSKFKHEFVSDKKQLYFCNIMKNKYNVYENIGFLNYGCSIKKYLFYNRKEDQDEEFKGSFKNGTMNGLKIWKYNNISSQKDTYNNISSQKDTYNNISSHKNTYNNISSHKNTYNNVSSHKNTYNNISSHKDTYNKYYYALFNNNIFNQKKLYIFFMAICLALNKFLNTQEENNENNNSLKKKKKKKIMNSHFFGLSNETASCCGIMAYMGNRDASKILIDGIEILQNRGYDSCGMSTISNKNVLKTTKYASNTTCDAIEKLKSNYLNSHKNDHIGIAHTRWATHGCKTDENAHPHVDYGERISIVHNGIIENYREIKTFLLKNNIPFKSNTDTEVVANLIGYFLDKKQSFQDAVLSAITQLEGTWSFCIIHKNHPDEMILASNGSPLHIGFKDDEIFIASEHTALFMFTNEYISLKNGEILSISKDKINDLKLLKKVENIPEIAIQKTPHPYPHWTIKEIHEQSATLSKSLNNGGRFSSGDHLVKLGGLDPYIQDLNKIENLVLVGCGTSYYAALFAKYLMNYLNCFNTVQVMDPIDFNISVIPKEKEGVIFISQSGETRDVIKACKLAEDLNVRKLSVVNSVGSTIANMTGRGVYLNAGREVGVASTKCFTSEVSVLTLIALWFFQHKKNNQSSNKATSLINSLHRLPLYTGVTIKSCENTCKTLSEKFKNTKSMLIIGNGLSYPIAQEGALKIKELAYIHCEGFTGASLKHGPYALLGGEDNIPVIMLLFNDNTKNAMINTGEQIKSRGAHIVCLTDDENLVKHFADDIILIPNNGILTPLLAVIPLQMLAYYTSVNKGINPDKPRCLAKTVTVS from the coding sequence atgaaTTTTAAATTCAAAACAGTAATACACAATTTAAAAAGTAAATTCAAACATGAATTTGTGTCTGATAAAAAgcaattatatttttgtaatattatgaaaaataaatataatgtatatgaaaatattgggtttttaaattatggttgttcaattaaaaaatatttattttacaatCGTAAAGAAGATCAAGATGAGGAATTTAAAGGTTCATTTAAAAATGGGACAATGAACGGTCttaaaatatggaaatataataatatatcatcacaaaaagatacatataataatatatcatcacaaaaagatacatataataatatatcatcacataaaaatacatataataatatatcatcacataaaaatacatataataatgtatcaTCACATAAAAatacttataataatatatcatcacataaagatacatataataaatattattatgccctttttaataataatatatttaatcagaagaaattatatattttttttatggctATCTGTTTGgctttaaataaatttctgAACACTCaggaagaaaataatgaaaataataattccttaaaaaaaaaaaaaaaaaaaaaaattatgaacagcCATTTTTTTGGCTTGTCCAATGAAACAGCTAGTTGCTGTGGAATTATGGCATATATGGGAAATAGAGATGCTTCGAAGATATTAATAGATGGTATTgaaattttacaaaatagaGGATATGATTCATGTGGAATGTCAACTAtaagtaataaaaatgttttaaaaacgACTAAATATGCAAGTAATACAACTTGTGATGCtattgaaaaattaaaatcgAATTACCTGAACAGTCATAAAAATGATCATATAGGAATTGCACACACACGGTGGGCAACTCATGGATGTAAAACTGATGAAAATGCTCATCCCCATGTTGATTATGGTGAACGGATAAGTATAGTTCATAATGGAATAATTGAAAATTATAGAGaaattaaaacatttttattgaaaaataatattccaTTTAAATCAAATACTGATACAGAGGTAGTAGCTAATTTAATAGGATATTTCTTAGATAAAAAACAATCATTTCAAGATGCCGTTTTGTCAGCGATAACACAATTAGAAGGTACATGGAGTTTTtgtataatacataaaaatcaTCCTGATGAGATGATTTTAGCTTCAAATGGGTCACCTTTACATATTGGTTTCAAGGATGATGAAATTTTTATAGCATCTGAACATACAgcattatttatgtttactaatgaatatatttctttaaaaaatggaGAAATACTTTCCATAagtaaagataaaataaatgatttaaaattattgaaGAAAGTGGAAAATATACCAGAAATAGCTATACAAAAAACTCCACATCCATATCCACATTGGACAATTAAAGAAATACATGAGCAGTCAGCTACTTTATCCAAGTCATTAAATAATGGTGGAAGATTTAGTAGTGGAGATCATTTAGTAAAATTAGGAGGATTAGATCCGTATATACaagatttaaataaaatagaaaatttaGTTCTGGTTGGATGTGGTACATCTTATTATGCAGCATTATTTGCTAAATATCTTATGAATTACCTAAATTGTTTTAATACTGTTCAGGTTATGGATCCTATcgattttaatatttctgtAATACCAAAGGAAAAAGAAGGAGTTATATTCATATCACAAAGTGGTGAAACACGAGATGTTATAAAAGCATGTAAATTAGCAGAAGACTTAAATGTAAGGAAATTATCAGTTGTTAATTCTGTTGGATCAACAATTGCAAATATGACCGGTCGTGGTGTGTATTTAAATGCAGGTAGAGAAGTAGGAGTAGCATCGACAAAATGTTTTACCTCTGAAGTATCTGTTTTAACATTAATAGCCTTATGGTTTTTtcaacataaaaaaaataaccaaTCCAGTAATAAAGCAACATCCTTGATTAATTCTTTACATAGATTACCTTTATATACTGGAGTAACAATTAAATCATGTGAAAATACATGTAAAACATTATCCgagaaatttaaaaatacaaaatcgATGTTAATTATAGGAAATGGTTTAAGTTATCCTATAGCTCAAGAAGGTGccttaaaaattaaagaactGGCTTATATACATTGTGAAGGTTTCACTGGAGCTTCTCTTAAACATGGGCCATATGCTTTATTAGGTGGTGAAGACAATATCCCTGtaattatgttattatttaatgataaCACCAAAAATGCAATGATCAATACAGGAGAACAAATAAAATCTAGAGGAGCACATATTGTATGTTTAACGGATGATGAAAACCTAGTTAAACATTTTGCAGACGATATCATTTTAATTCCAAATAATGGTATTTTAACACCTTTACTTGCAGTCATACCTTTGCAAATGTTGGCTTATTATACGAGTGTAAACAAGGGTATTAATCCCGACAAACCGAGATGCTTAGCCAAAACGGTAACAGTATCGTAA
- a CDS encoding ATP synthase mitochondrial F1 complex assembly factor 2, putative: MFKKRLNKNVFSIFKKYNSSYICFDENKQNLKKFCNIKNIELRKNVHTNKTEIFIDDKILLTNRKNVFSLKNEDLCLLIKLEILRNKNNMDVLKTPITLCVNNLIDFVNLKEHNMLPKNYDHKYNNKGDNKYNNKGDNKYNNKGDSEYNKCDSEYNKCDSEYNKCDSEYNKCDSEYNKCDSEYNKCDSEYNKCDSEYNNKGDNKYNNKDYSEYNKGDHFNYHNYINNNNKERILYFFEIERTLMEKKIYENFINDLIFYTNNNEEHAFNMHKNSLHDLKKKTIHLPNCLNYINKYNINNNLYQEQKYIYNKFINLFEHIHNIKLNRANHFETPEQNFDVQEKIQKLIKNMNNSEIFLFYKCTQYLNSFIFTYLFLNRYINYKDVYRYCNLEYIYQFFKWGYVYDVNIMKDANTLLMLSSLRLINKMIQ, encoded by the coding sequence atgtttaagAAAAGGttgaataaaaatgttttttcgatatttaaaaaatacaacTCATCATACATTTGCtttgatgaaaataaacAGAACTTGAaaaaattttgtaatataaaaaacatcGAGTTAAGAAAAAATGTGCATACCAATAAAACTGAAATTTTCATTGATgacaaaattttattaactAATAGGAAAAATGTTTTCTccttaaaaaatgaagatttgtgtttattaataaaattggaAATTttgagaaataaaaataatatggatgTTTTGAAAACTCCTATAACGTTATGTGTGAATAACTTAATCGATTTTGTAAATTTAAAAGAACACAATATGTTACCAAAAAATTATGaccataaatataataataaaggtgacaataaatataataacaaaggtgacaataaatataataacaaaggTGATAGTGAATACAACAAATGTGATAGTGAATACAACAAATGTGATAGTGAATACAACAAATGTGATAGTGAATACAACAAATGTGATAGTGAATACAACAAATGTGATAGTGAATACAACAAATGTGATAGTGAATACAACAAATGTGATAgtgaatataataacaaaggtgacaataaatataataacaaagaTTATAGTGAATACAACAAAGGTGACCATTTTAactatcataattatataaataataataataaagagcggattttatatttctttgaaATAGAAAGAACCcttatggaaaaaaaaatatatgaaaattttattaatgatcttattttttatacaaataataatgaagaacaTGCTTTTAATATGCACAAAAATTCTCTacatgatttaaaaaaaaaaactattcATTTACCAAACtgtttaaattatattaataaatataatattaataataacttATATcaagaacaaaaatatatctataacaaatttattaatcTCTTTGaacatattcataatattaagtTAAATAGAGCTAACCATTTTGAAACACCTGAACAAAATTTTGATGTTCaggaaaaaatacaaaaattaataaaaaacatgAACAATTCAgaaattttcttattttataaatgcaCACAATATTtgaattcatttatatttacctatttatttttaaataggtatataaattataaggaTGTGTATCGTTATTGTAAtttggaatatatatatcaattttttaaatgggGATATGTATATgatgtaaatataatgaaggATGCCAACACACTCTTGATGTTATCATCCCTTCgtttaataaacaaaatgatacaatga
- a CDS encoding exported protein 3, translating to MQIPTKFLVFFNLVILFVFLNFERVELKLNNIIYDKNNFSNNNYNYYVNNNNDENNEGKNSADNIDIIKKDDAVDNKENEEKNSLDVFNKDDENSHHEDNAQQDENLHNEEKDDDDDDNNNIEEDLDNEDKMYFEENPKNEEDAHDEDNAQDIVKSEEDSYDDDSKHFSDNTNVYETNTNIFVENKQDDNEEKDHEYYLKVQEGDNITVNKKEEATGFDVDQGVSALFFDANLKKDVDEKMNKEIVFVDEEEENKNMKQEDKGDLLSTSDGNDNENNDDNNDDNNDENNDDNNDDNNDDNNDDNNDDNNDDNNDDNNDDNNDDDEDEDDDDDEDDDEDDDEEYHVNKDNREKKNKNSDNISLLGKRKISQDSIKDELSRNNENDYKYNIEEDGKERNEDEYREHQQNGHMISNINNTWNSIFNLFRKNNSRFINNVNYFRKEIQNEFSFRNGLYFSPTTVGEYNKLVDTKRYAYIKLPENTLIFVITANKFFFQDLIYSNNKYLSVKRKFTFAMNYLIRNLKKKIFFRNYQYQYLFKDDSFAYDSTRRLLDMDLLGEISRVTQTIHLGDFEKRKVSMHKLYGGWFHFLGIMVINGYNCNIYEKNTNAEKVQVIPKHMIHEFKELVNKKHDDYHSGYVVGLWRDFPRNTFLPWRFSVELFLWDLLNVLPHELPHPAKLIMTYNKNMNALYSNGKQEDTDMKVVQASDGMITNNNMMIHNNNNSDFLHVQTKKIKDNNYYNMLLNVWPEQVKNIVRKHPGFDVALVSEEDYLNNINNEDDYYVDNEQNNDIFNYDDKNNNGHGYIFLILLNKNFFVDEFMKSSNYEQAKKNYFCDKIKEIMEDLEKLLDDLKHKYCPVDDNNNDNNNNHDDNHDDDNHDDDNHDDDDHDDNLPTERPVATFYNYLTDKSNYKKINPHVLGEIAGITKHLRCEDFPNISDRCVNNISIHHKYGGWFEFGGAIHLKNMNYVEPTYEQHDDIMKETFEEVILAQANCKCQSIGLWRDIPEKDMSEYRYPLNVFVLENPKYNLLNLQDIHPYLVVDILNKGLHAMKAYASGKMYNIVTPKDISNNNDEEDNMSNENNTTYAYLNDYHSDSTHVPDEDNEAQDEEDEKQEIEDDEEEKEDDEEEKEEETTSQPKDVDDNGPNDPFYDGTFNVLNKENVQTTSQPKDVDDNGPNDPFYDGTFNVLNKENVQTTSQPKDVDDNGPNDPFYDGTFNVLNKENVQTTSQPKDVDDNGPNDPFYDGTFNVLNKENVQTTSQPKDVDDNGPNDPFYDGTFNVLNKENVQTTSQPKDVDDNGPNDPFYDGTFNVLNNDIKENEQDADIIAQGSSGQTQEYIKDVENNVERNNENNIKKKNIDNNDNNDNNDDDDDDDDDDDSTNKNGNLLKGTISDNQVTSNFREKLFIFIILCLISVCLALLVSIAIKVYASVMKKKIGDKHDVVLSFKDREEIPVVSGIPAPWLSS from the coding sequence atGCAAATCCCAACAAAatttttagttttttttaatttggttatattatttgtatttttaaattttgagCGTGTAGAGTTAAAGttaaacaatataatatatgacaaGAATAATTTTAGtaacaataattataattattatgtaaataataataatgatgaaaataacgAAGGAAAGAATTCTGCCGATAATATAGACATAATAAAGAAGGACGATGCTGTAGATAATAAAGAGAATGAGGAAAAAAATAGTTTGGATGTTTTTAATAAGGATGATGAAAATTCCCATCACGAAGATAACGCTCAACAAGATGAAAATCTCCATAACGAAGAAaaggatgatgatgatgatgataataataatatcgaAGAAGATCTAGATAACGAAGATAAGATGTATTTTGAGGAAAATCCAAAGAATGAAGAAGATGCACATGATGAGGATAACGCACAAGATATTGTTAAATCGGAAGAGGATtcttatgatgatgattcaAAACATTTTAGTGATAACACTAATGTGTACGAAACCAATACCAACATATTTGTAGAGAATAAACAAGatgataatgaagaaaaagaccatgaatattatttaaaagttCAAGAAGGTGATAATATAACcgttaataaaaaagaagaagctACTGGTTTCGACGTAGACCAAGGTGTAAGCGCCTTGTTCTTTGACGCCAATTTAAAGAAAGACGTTGACGAAAAGATGAACAAGGAAATTGTTTTTGTCGATGAAGAAGAGGAGAATAAAAACATGAAGCAAGAAGACAAAGGAGATTTGTTAAGCACAAGTGATGGTAATGATAACGAAAATAATGACGATAACAATGACGATAACAATGACGAAAATAATGACGATAACAATGACGATAACAATGACGATAACAATGACGATAACAATGACGATAACAATGACGATAACAATGACGATAACAATGACGATAACAACGACGATGATGAAGacgaagatgatgatgatgatgaagatgatgatgaagatgatgatgaagagtATCATGTGAATAAAGATAATAGAGAGAAGAAAAATAAGAACAgtgataatatatcattattaggAAAGAGGAAAATATCACAAGATTCTATAAAAGACGAATTATCcagaaataatgaaaatgattataaatataatatagaagaaGATGGTAAAGAAAGAAATGAAGATGAGTATAGAGAACATCAACAAAATGGTCATATGatatcaaatataaataatacatggaatagtatatttaatttatttagaaAGAATAATTCTcgatttattaataatgtaaattattttagAAAGGAGATACAAAATGAATTTTCTTTTAGAAATGGTTTATATTTTAGTCCAACTACTGTAggtgaatataataaattagtaGATACGAAGAgatatgcatatattaaattaccagaaaatacattaatttttgtaataacagcgaataagtttttttttcaagatctcatatattctaataataaatatttatcagTAAAAAGAAAGTTTACATTTGCCATGAATTACTTAATTcgtaatttaaaaaagaaaattttctTTAGAAATTATCAGtatcaatatttatttaaagatGATTCCTTTGCTTATGATTCTACAAGAAGATTATTAGATATGGATTTATTAGGAGAAATATCTAGAGTAACTCAGACTATACATCTAGGTGATTtcgaaaaaagaaaagttaGCATGCATAAATTATATGGTGGCTGGTTTCATTTCTTAGGTATTATGGTTATTAACGGatataattgtaatatatatgaaaaaaatacgaATGCTGAAAAAGTACAAGTTATTCCAAAACATATGATACATGAATTTAAAGAATtagtaaataaaaaacatgaTGATTATCATAGTGGATATGTAGTAGGTCTATGGAGAGATTTCCCAAGAAATACCTTTTTGCCATGGAGATTTTCTGTTGAATTGTTTTTATGGGATCTATTAAATGTCTTACCACATGAATTACCACACCCTGCCAAATTAATAAtgacatataataaaaatatgaatgcaTTATATTCAAATGGAAAACAAGAAGATACTGACATGAAGGTTGTTCAAGCGTCTGATGGTATGATTACTAATAACAACATGATGATacacaataataacaatagtgATTTTCTTCATGTACAAACgaaaaagataaaagataataattattataatatgttattaaaTGTATGGCCTGAACAAGTTAAAAACATTGTTAGAAAACATCCAGGTTTTGATGTTGCTCTCGTATCTGAAGAAGATTATTtgaataacataaataatgaagatgatTATTATGTTGATAATGAACAAAACaatgatatttttaattatgatgataaaaataataatggacATGGATATATCTTCTTAATCTTGTTAAACAAAAACTTTTTTGTTGATGAGTTTATGAAAAGTTCAAATTATGAACAagccaaaaaaaattacttctgtgataaaataaaagaaataatggAAGATTTGGAAAAATTATTGGATGATTTGAAGCATAAATATTGTCCTGTTGACGACAACaacaatgataataataataatcatgatGATAACCATGATGATGATAACCATGATGATGATAACcatgatgatgatgaccATGATGATAATTTGCCAACTGAACGTCCGGTTGCTACCTTTTACAATTATCTTACGGATAAAtcgaattataaaaaaataaatcctCATGTTCTTGGAGAGATTGCTGGAATTACGAAACATCTAAGATGTGAAGATTTTCCTAATATTTCAGATAGAtgtgttaataatatttctatacATCATAAATATGGAGGTTGGTTTGAATTTGGTGGCGCCATCCATCTAAAGAACATGAATTATGTTGAACCTACATATGAACAACATGATGATATTATGAAAGAAACATTCGAAGAAGTTATATTAGCTCAAGCAAATTGTAAATGTCAAAGTATTGGATTGTGGAGAGATATACCTGAAAAAGATATGTCTGAATATAGATATCCTTTGAATGTTTTCGTTTTAGAAAAtccaaaatataatttattgaaCTTACAAGATATACATCCATATCTTGTtgttgatatattaaataaaggaTTGCATGCAATGAAAGCATATGCTAGCGgtaaaatgtataatattgtaACACCGAAGGacatatcaaataataatgatgaagaagataatatgtcgaatgaaaataatactaCCTATGCTTACCTAAATGATTACCATAGTGATAGTACCCATGTTCCCGATGAAGATAATGAAGCACaagatgaagaagatgaaaaaCAAGAAATAGAAGacgatgaagaagaaaaagaagacgatgaggaagaaaaagaagaagagaCAACTTCACAACCAAAAGATGTTGATGATAATGGACCAAATGATCCATTTTACGATGGAACATTCAACgttttaaataaagaaaatgtacAAACAACTTCACAACCAAAAGATGTTGATGATAATGGACCAAATGATCCATTTTACGATGGAACATTCAACgttttaaataaagaaaatgtacAAACAACTTCACAACCAAAAGATGTTGATGATAATGGACCAAATGATCCATTTTACGATGGAACATTCAACgttttaaataaagaaaatgtacAAACAACTTCACAACCAAAAGATGTTGATGATAATGGACCAAACGATCCATTTTACGATGGAACATTCAACgttttaaataaagaaaatgtacAAACAACTTCACAACCAAAAGATGTTGATGATAATGGACCAAACGATCCATTTTATGACGGAACATTCAACgttttaaataaagaaaatgtacAAACAACTTCACAACCAAAAGATGTTGATGATAATGGACCAAACGATCCATTTTATGACGGAACATTCAACgttttaaataatgatattaaagAGAATGAGCAAGATGCAGATATTATAGCTCAAGGTTCAAGTGGTCAAACacaagaatatataaaagacgTAGAAAATAATGTAGAACGAAATAATGAaaacaatattaaaaaaaagaatattgataataatgataataatgataataatgacgacgacgatgatgatgatgatgatgatgatagtacaaataaaaatggaaatttattaaaaggtACAATATCGGATAATCAAGTAACAAGCAATTTTAGGgagaaattatttatatttataatactttGTTTAATATCTGTATGCCTTGCTTTATTAGTAAGTATTGCTATAAAGGTATATGCATCtgttatgaaaaaaaaaataggtgATAAGCATGATGTTGTTTTATCCTTTAAGGATAGAGAAGAAATTCCTGTTGTTTCCGGAATACCAGCTCCATGGTTAAGTTcttaa
- a CDS encoding EF-hand calcium-binding domain-containing protein, putative produces MGTMNKAFKDMNNMYMNNPSMNMVNNNIWSSERIVLPSEEYLYYINLFNLNDKFDNQYIDNKTASSFLQNSGLSISVLHTIWEYSDVENKGYLTLEDFFICCRLVAHAQNGNVISTEMISIQPACLPSFDIVRHKSFSDISNMEGSLKWKLSSREKENYQRIFKSLDIKNEERIEGSILREYYMNTTNISVCELMQIWNISDMDNDGYLNLDEFFIMNKIVEVRKERIINIPLSVPMELLQSVQNKESTFPSEDDVTFRQNADEEGTKKRESIKLSLGDILKSDISKKKEHLGEEEEENEKLNMEYDFFEFNKDVSVKSKTPFMKGKKESIHFGDDEENDDKNGDNNKNDDNDEDDDNDDDNFHNNDKQFFSTNFEGYDQMNNDDLNNVDHLGFNDGYDKFRQGHVVDKDLNSTNEKKKKKMKKNKKSYTNIELNHKYKDKDKYKDKYKDKGKDKDKDKDKDKDKDKDDEQSEDSNYDECEASPYFEGEKKRNSKYSIFKEKKKKEKGDKNKKKMHGKGDDDNNNTYDNNNNNNTYDNNNNNNTYDNNNNNNTYDNNNNNNTYDNNNDNGMVDKDFHLNDKKEKKEKLKKKEKDGEKNKKKKYSEEEKYFTRLIDFNYTDLKNYHIESKDVYKIEEINRKLEEEINKKKIDIEKKKKQVNCLAYVYEVELKKYQCLKEERRNLEFLNLCLYKDIKYKKENIKAIKNEIKEIIDDINKINIENISLNKNYNKKENEIKCTDNKRKQLKKMIDKEKHDLKKDEKNLIILKNMIDYLKKQKQRALKLQDNLKNRYDVTNSDHQMLIKNILHQQNYLNNITNKRLNIQKLKNQHILLFNSLSNQSLLLDMQNTDKKFLQNNDRNILQNNENKIVQNNDKKVLQNNDILLNNLPIDNYVLCNAPSNQHKKYYTDKKGIPNNHNDDIKHSKKNFELFQHIKNGDSVDIFSSLDDLESVKDEIENDMKHLENYISKDNSLKSVDNSS; encoded by the exons atgGGAACAATGAATAAAGCTTTTAAggatatgaacaatatgtatatgaaTAACCCATCTATGAATAtggttaataataatatatggtCATCCGAAAGGATCGTATTACCTTCAGaggaatatttatattatataaacttatttaa ttTGAATGATAAATTTGATAATCAATACATAGATAATAAGACGGCCTCTTCCTTTCTTCAGAATTCGGGTCTGTCAATATCTGTGTTACATACT ATATGGGAATATAGTGATGTTGAGAATAAGGGATATTTAACATTAGaagatttttttatttgttgtcGTCTTGTTGCTCATGCTCAGAATGGTAACGTCATAAGTACAGAAATGATTTCCATTC aaCCCGCTTGTTTACCCAGCTTCGATATTGTTAGACATAAATCCTTTTCAGACATATCGAATATGGAAGGAAGTTTAAAATGGAAACTGAGTTCaagagaaaaagaaaattatcaaagaatatttaaatcattggatataaaaaatgaagaaagaaTAGAAGGATCAATTCTTCGTGAgtattatatgaatacaaCAAATATATCGGTATGTGAGTTAATGCAAATATGGAATATATCCGATATGGATAACGATGgatatttaaatttagatgaattttttattatgaataaaattGTAGAAGTAAGAAAGGAGAGGATAATTAATATCCCTCTTTCTGTACCCATGGAGTTGTTACAATCTGTTCAAAATAAGGAAAGCACTTTCCCTTCGGAAG ACGATGTAACTTTTCGACAGAATGCTGATGAGGAGGGAAcgaaaaaaagagaaagcATAAAATTGTCCCTGGGGGATATTTTAAAATCAGATATCTCAAAAAAGAAAGAGCATCTAGGAGAAgaggaagaagaaaatgaaaagttAAATATGGAATAtgatttttttgaatttaacAAAGATGTCTCAGTAAAAAGTAAGACACCTTTTATGAAAGGTAAAAAGGAATCCATTCATTTTGGAGACGAcgaagaaaatgatgataaaaatggtgataataataaaaatgatgataatgatgaagatgatgataatgatgatgataattttcataataacgataaacaatttttttcTACCAACTTTGAAGGGTATGACCAAATGAACAATGatgatttaaataatgtGGACCATCTTGGTTTTAATGATGGATACGATAAATTTCGTCAAGGACATGTTGTGGATAAGGATTTAAATTCaacaaatgaaaagaaaaaaaagaaaatgaaaaaaaataaaaaaagttataCAAACATTGAACtaaatcataaatataaggataaagataaatataaagacaaatataaagataaaggTAAAGATAAGGATAAGGATAAGGATAAAGATAAAGATAAAGATAAGGATGATGAACAGAGTGAAGATAGTAATTATGATGAGTGTGAAGCGTCACCATATTTTgaaggggaaaaaaaaagaaatagtaAGTATTCcatttttaaagaaaagaaaaagaaagaaaagggagataaaaataaaaagaagatgCACGGTAAGggtgatgatgataataataatacatatgataataataataataataatacatatgataataataataataataatacatatgataataataataataataatacatatgataataataataataataatacatatgataataataatgataatggtATGGTGGATAAAGATTTCCATTTGAACGAtaagaaagagaaaaaagaaaaattaaaaaagaaagaaaaggatggagagaaaaataaaaaaaagaaatattctgaagaagaaaaatattttacaagACTTATAGATTTTAATTATAcagatttaaaaaattatcatattgAAAGTAAggatgtatataaaattgaaGAGATAAATAGAAAACttgaagaagaaataaataaaaaaaaaatagatatagaaaaaaaaaagaaacaagtAAATTGTCTTGCATATGTTTATGAAGtcgaattaaaaaaatatcaatgtttaaaagaagaaagacGTAATTTAGAATTTCTAAATTTGTGtctatataaagatataaaatataaaaaagaaaatattaaagctattaaaaatgaaataaaagaaattatagatgacataaataaaataaatatcgaAAACATaagtttaaataaaaattataataaaaaagaaaatgaaataaaatgtacagataataaaaggaaacaattaaaaaaaatgatagataaagaaaaacatgatttaaaaaaagatgaaaaaaatcttatcattttgaaaaatatgatagattatttaaaaaaacaaaaacaaagaGCTCTCAAATTACaagataatttaaaaaatagataTGATGTAACCAATTCGGATCATCAAATGTTAATCAAAAATATTCTACATcaacaaaattatttaaataatattacaaacaAACGcctaaatatacaaaaattaaaaaaccaACATATTCTTCTTTTCAACTCATTATCAAATCAATCTTTATTACTAGACATGCAAAACACggataaaaaatttttacaaaataatgatagaaacattttacaaaataatgagAACAAAATTGTgcaaaataatgataaaaaagttTTACAAAACAATGATATCTTACTAAATAATTTGCCTATCGACAATTATGTTTTGTGTAACGCACCCTCGAATCagcataaaaaatattacaccGATAAAAAGGGCATACCAAATAATCAC aatgatgatataaagcATTCCAAAAAAAACTTTGAACTTTTTCAGCATATCAAAAATGGTGATAGCGTAGATATTTTTTCAAGCCTTGACGATCTTGAATCAGTAAAAGAtgag ATTGAAAATGATATGAAACACCTTGAGAATTATATATCAAAGGATAATAGTTTGAAGAGTGTTGATAATAGTAGCTga